A genomic segment from Conger conger chromosome 2, fConCon1.1, whole genome shotgun sequence encodes:
- the LOC133112527 gene encoding GTPase IMAP family member 8-like: MLVGKTGAGKSASGNTILGREVFKEGVSPVAVTLRCETHSAEVEGRSVTVIDTPGIFDISISNDEIKREMDENVNQFFLLVVRLGRFTLEDRSTVKWIQDHFGEGALKYSLVLSTGGDELKTPVEEFLRKSRELQEFINSCGGGYHVFNNREKNNCTQVTELLDKIETVLFTMQGYHHTTMMIQQVQRKIQAEEERKREEAEQRRIESERRLRERSEQRRRERERR, translated from the coding sequence ATGTTGGTGGGCAAGACTGGAGCAGGGAAGAGTGCATCTGGAAACACCATCCTGGGGAGAGAGGTGTTTAAAGAGGGAGTTTCCCCTGTGGCTGTTACCTTAAGGTGTGAGACACATAGTGCAGAGGTGGAAGGGCGGAGTGTTACTGTGATTGACACACCTGGGATCTTTGACATATCTATTTCTAATGATGAAATCAAGcgtgaaatggatgaaaatgtcAACCAATTTTTCCTGCTAGTGGTCAGGCTGGGGAGATTCACATTGGAAGACAGGAGCACTGTAAAATGGATCCAGGATCATTTTGGAGAAGGCGCTTTGAAATACTCATTGGTGCTTTCCACTGGAGGAGATGAGCTGAAAACACCAGTGGAGGAGTTTCTGAGAAAAAGCAGAGAGCTCCAGGAATTCATCAACAGCTGTGGTGGCGGATATCATGTCTTTAACAACAGAGAAAAGAACAACTGCACTCAGGTTACAGAGcttctggataagattgagaCAGTGCTGTTTACCATGCAAGGATACCACCACACTACTATGATGATCCAGCAGGTTCAAAGAAAGATacaagcagaggaggagaggaagagagaggaggctgAACAGAGGAGGATAGAAAGTGagaggaggctgagagagagatcagaacagaggaggagagaaagagagaggcgaTGA